DNA from Natronospira bacteriovora:
CCCTGGCGCGGCAACCGGCGGACAAGCTGGCGAATCGCCTGGACTGCGATGTGGCATCCGTACAGGCGGCCATATCACTGATCCGGAGCCTGCACCCCCACCCCGGCACACGGGTCGCACCGGCCACCACGGAATACGTGGTACCCGATGTGGTGGTACGTCGTCACGAGGGCCGCTGGGTGGTGGAACTCAACAGCGACATCACGCCCAGCCTTCGGGTCAACCGGCTCTATGCCGACCTGGTGGCCAAGCGCCAGGGCGGTGGCGAGTTCCAGACCATGCGCGGGCAACTGCAGGAGGCCCGCTGGCTGGTTCGCAGTCTTGAGATGCGCAATGACACCCTGCTGAGGGTGGCCTCGGCGATTGTCGAGCACCAGCAGGCCTTTCTGGATCAGGGCGAGGAGCACATGAAACCCCTGGTACTGGCCGAGATCGCCGAGGCGGTGGATCTGCACGAGTCCACCATCTCGCGGGTCACCACCCGCAAGTACATGCTGACTCCACGCGGGGTGTTTGAATTCAAGTACTTCTTCTCGGCCCAGCTGGCACGGGAAGACGGTGGCGAGACCTCGGCCACCGCCGTGCGCGCACGCATAAAACGCATGATTGCCGCGGAGAACCCGGCCAAGCCGCTGAGTGACAGCCGCCTGGCGGACGACCTCAAGCAGGAGGGATTCCGGGTGGCGCGGCGCACGGTGGCCAAATACCGGGAGGGCATGAACATACCGCCGTCCCATGAACGCAAGCGGGTAAACGCATAGCGGGTTCAGGAAGTGACCCGGCGCTGGCGCACACGACAGCGGAAAGCGGGATCCGGTCCCGCACCGTGTGCACTTCAAAACGGCCCGTGGCGATTCGCCACGCAAGCGCGGCGCAGTGAGACCGGCCAAACCAGACGGGCCTGCCGGTGGGGAACAAGCCGCTCGAGTGTGTGGCGCATCACGAGAGGAGTGCCAGACCATGCAGATGAATCTGACCGGCCATCATGTCGAGATCACCCCTTCCCTGCGCGATTACGTGGACACCAAGATGGAGCGCCTGGAACGACACTTTGATCACATCAACGGGGTGCATGTGATCCTGACGGTCGAGAAACTCCAGCACAAGGCGGAAGCCAAGGTGAATGTGACCGGAAAGCCGCTGTTCGCCGACGCCCTGGAGGAAGACATGTACGCCGCCATCGACCGTCTGGTCGACAAGCTGGATCGCCAGGTCAAGAAGCACAAGGAGAAGATCAAGGACCACCACGCCGCCACGGTGGACAAGGCAGACCGGCTTCCCCCGCACCCGGATGAGCTGGGGCCGGCCTGACGGCGGGTCAGAACAGCCCCTCGGGGCCGGAATCCTGCCCCCGGTGGCCGGCTGTCAAGCCGGCCACCGGACCGCCCGACAGACATTCATGCCGTTGGTGCCGAAAAGGATCCGGCCAGGCTTGAGAAGGACACGGGGCGGGTCTAGACTGTGCGGCCTTCGTGGGCTGGAACCGGATTGGAAACCAGCCCCCTGACCAGCTGAATACGGCAATATCATGACGATAAGAGATCTCATCGCTCCGGAACGCATCAGCACGGCCACCGAGGTGGGCGGCAAGAAGCGCGCGCTGGAAATGCTCAGTGACCTGCTGGCAAGCAGTGGTGAGGAGCTCAGCCGGGGCGAAATCTTCACCAGCATGATCAACCGCGAGCGGCTTGGCAGTACCGCCATCGGTTCCGGCGTTGCCATTCCTCACGGCCGCATTGAAGGCCTGCGCAACAGCATGGGCGCCTTCATTCGCCTGCAGGATCCCATCGATTTCGATGCCACGGATGGTGCCCCGGTGGACATGATGTTTGCCCTGATCGTGCCGACCCAGTGCGCCGAAGAACACCTGAATGCACTGGCGGCGCTTGCCCGCATGTTCTCCCGCAGTGATCTTTGCGATCAGCTGCGCCTTGCCGAGAGCCCGGACGCCATCTACGAATTGCTGATCAGCTCGGAGGCCGACGACCAGCAACAGGCAACCGCCTGACCCGCTCCTGTCTCCGCCGCCGGGCCGGGCGGCTCTGGTATATTGGTTCCCCTGAGCAGCATCTGAGCCATTCATTCGCTGCCGCGGCCAGATCGACCACGGAGAGCACGGCATGAAACTCACCATTGTCAGCGGCCTGTCCGGATCCGGAAAAAGTGTGGCCCTGCACATGCTTGAGGACATGGGCTATTACTGCATCGATAACCTGCCGGTGGCCGTGCTCCGGAATTTCGTGCGTGAGACCGTGGCCACCGGCAACCCGGAATACAGCCTGATGGCTGTGGGCGTGGACGCCCGCAACCGCCCGGAAGAGGTGGAAGCCCTGCCGGATCTGCTGGAAACCTTTTCGAAAGAAGGCATCCAGTGCGAATTAATCTTTCTTGATGCCGATGAGGATGTGCTTCTGCGCCGCTACAGCGAAACGCGACGGCGGCACCCCCTGTCCAGCGAGGAGCGGACACTGCCGGACGCCATTCGTGAGGAAAGACGTCTGCTGTCCGCCATCGCCGAGCGGGCCGACCTGATCATCGACACATCCCGCCTGACGGCCAATCGCCTGCGGGAACTGATTCATGATCGCCTCAGCCACGATGGCAAGGGCACGCTGTCGCTGATGTTCGAATCCTTCGGTTTCAAGCACGGTGTGCCGCGGGACGCGGATTTCGTCTTCGATGTACGCTGCCTGCCCAACCCCCACTGGGAGCCCGTGTTGAGACCCCGCACCGGCCGGGACCAGGAAGTCATCGATTATCTGGACAAATCGGATCTCGCCCAGCGCATGGTAGGGGATCTGATCGATTTCCTTGAGCAATGGCTGCCCCCCTTCGAGGTGGGCCGACGCAGTTACGTCACCGTGGCCATCGGCTGCACCGGCGGGCAACATCGCTCAGTCTATGTGGCTGACCGCCTTGCCCGACATTTCCAGCAGCACTGGGGCAAGGTCGTCACGCGGCATATCAGTCTCAATTGAGGAGGCCTGTCAGGCATCATGTCCGACTCTGAACCCCCGATGACCGAATGCGATGTGGTCATCTGCAACAAGCTGGGCATGCACGCCCGCGCGGCAACACGCTTCGTGACCGCCGCCTCCCGTTTCAAGGCCGACATCAGGGTCGAAAAGGATGGACGCGATGTCAGCGGCAAAAGCATCATGGGCCTGATGATGCTCGCCGCCAGCAAGGGGACACGCCTCCACATTCGCGCCGAAGGCGAGGATGCCAGAGAAGCGGTGGAACAGCTCTGCCGCCTGGTGAAGAATCGCTTTGATGAAGGTGAATGACCATGGATAAGTGGCAGCCACGAGGAACCACGATTTGAGTCTGCTCCTGAATGGTATCGGCGTATCCCGCGGGATCGTGATCGGCCAGGCGCATGTGGCCGATGGCGAGCCCATGGAAATCCTCGAATACAATCTGCCCCGCCCGGAGCTGGACAGCGAAGTTGATCGTTTTCATCAGGCCCGGGAGGCGGCAAAGGAGCAGCTCAGCAAGGTCCGGGAGCAGATCCCCGAACATGCCCCCACCGAGATTGGCGCCTTCATCGATACCCACTTGCTGATGCTGGATGACGAGGCCCTGTCCAAGGCGGTGGAAGACCTGATCCGTCAGGAGCAGTGCAACGCGGAATGGGCGCTGCAAAAGCAGCGTGACCAGCTGGTGGCTGTTTTCGATGAAATGGACGACCCCTATCTGCGCACCCGCCGGGATGACGTGGATCACGTGGTCAATCGTGTACAGCGCCTGCTGACCCGCGGCGAGGATTTCTGGGAAGAGGCCCACGACGAGGTGGGCGCCTACCCCATTCTGGTGGCCGAGGATCTGTCCCCGGCCGATCTGGTGATGATGCAGAGCCGGGGCGTGCGGGCCCTGATCACCGAGTCCGGCGGCCCACTCTCCCATACCAGCATTCTGGCCCGCAGCCTGGGCATTCCCGCCGTGGTCGGCCTGCACCGGGCCAGACAGCTGCTGCGGGATGGCGAATCCCTGATCATCGACGGCCTCAAGGGCGCGGTCTTCGCCAATCCCGGTGAACGGGAGATCGCCTTCTACCGGCGCAAGCGGAGAGAGCTCTGGAAACACGTCCGTGAGCTCAAGAGCCTGCGTGGTGCGCGAGCCGAAACCCTGGACGGTACCCGCATCCAGCTGATGGCCAACATCGAGCTGCCGGAAGACCTCAAGCTGTACCAGAAGACCGGGGGTGACGGCATTGGCCTGTACCGAACCGAATTCCTCTACATGAACCGGCCGGATTTCCCCGACGAGGATGAACAGCACGAACGCTATCAGGAGCTGCTGGCCGCCGCCGATGGCGCACCCGTCACCATCCGCACGCTGGATCTGGGCGCCGACAAGCGCCTGCGGGGCAGCGATCGCGGCCCGGAAGATGCCCGCAACCCGGCGCTGGGCCTGCGCGGCATTCGCTACAGCCTGAGCGAACCCAACACCTTCCTGAAACAGCTGCGGGCCCTGCTGCGGGCATCGGCCGACGCCCCGCTACGCATCATGCTGCCACTGGTCACCACCGCCCAGGAGGTGCTCCAGGCCCAGCAGATGGTGGAAGTGGCCAAGCAGACCCTGGACGCCCGCGGCCAGGACTACGACCCGGCCGTGCCCATCGGCGCCATGATCGAAGTCCCTTCCGCCGCCCTGACGGCACACCAGATCGCCCGACACGTGGACTTCCTGTCCATCGGCACCAATGACCTGATCCAGTACACCCTGGCCATCGACCGGGTGGACGATCATGTGAACTACCTTTATGACCCGGTGCATCCGTCGGTGCTGAAGCTGATCTCCAACACCCTCCAGGCCGGCCAGCGGATCGGCATTCCCGTGTCCATGTGCGGGGAGATGGCGGGCGACCCCCAGTACACGCGCCTGCTGCTGGGTCTGGGGCTGCGGGAATTTTCCATGCACCCCTCGACCCTGCTGGAAGTCAAGCGGGTCATTACCCGCACGAATTTGCGTGACCTCAAGGGCCGTACCCGCGCCTTCATGCAGAACACCGACCCCGGGCGGGCCCCCGATCTGCTGCGCCGCCTGAATGCCAACCAGGGCTAGTGCATTCGCGCTGATCCCGTACAGACCGCCCCGAAACACGGAAAAGCCGCTCAGAAGCTGCTAAGCTCTGGAATGGTTGATAATTCCCATGCCCCCGGTGGTGGCGGGATACCGTTACCGCCACGGGCATGAACTTGCTCCAGAGGAGCGAGAGGTGGGTAGGGACATGATGCGCAGAATCGTTGTAATCAACCCCAAGGGGGGCTGTGGCAAGACCACGCTGAGCACGAACCTGGCCAGCTATTTTGCCGTTCAGGGCTTTCGGACCTCGCTGATGGACTACGACGTCCAGGGCTCCAGCTCCCAGTGGCTGCAGCTGCGTGGGCCGGATCGCCCCGAGATCCGGGGCGTACGGGCCGCCGAGGCCGTTCCGGGAGCGACCCGCGCCTGGCAGACCCGCCCGCCGGAAGGGACGGAACGCCTCATCGTGGACACGCCGGCGGCCCTCGACTATCACCGTCTGGTGGAAGCCACCCGCGGTGCGCAGGCCATCATCATTCCGGTGCTGCCGTCCAATATCGATATCCATGCGGCATCGCGCTGCATCGCCGATTTGCTGATCAAGGCGCGCATCAGTCGCCGGGGCGATCGTCTTGCCGTGGTGGCCAACCGGGTACGCAAGCACACCCGGGTCTACGGCAAACTCGAACGCTTCCTCAACAGCCTGGACATTCCCTTCGTCACCACCCTTCGCGATACACAGAACTATGTTCGTGCCGTGGAGCAGGGCATTGGCATATTCGAGTTGCCGGAATCCGAGTGCGCACGGGATCGCGCTCAATGGCGGCCGCTGATCGACTGGATTGAATCACGTCCCGTCCATCAACTGATTCACGGCGGGCGCCTGGCCGGTCAATAGGCCAGGCAACTGCGCTGCCTGTCTCGCTGCCCGGCCCTCAATCCAGACTGCGGTTGACGCCGAGCCAGTAAAGCCCGAGACGCCCAACCGCTTCCAGGAAGGCCTCCGACGCGATCGGCTTCTGCACATAGCTGTTCGCGCCCTGGGAATAGGCCTCTGCCCGATCCCGGTCTTCATCCGATGACGTCAGAATGACCACCGGCAGAAAACGATAGCGCTCACTCTGGCGAATGGCCCTGAGCACCTCGAAACCGTCCACTCGCGGCATTTTCAGATCCAGTAGCACGACGGCCGGCATGGGCTGCGGGCCTTCCGACTCCGGCTGGATCCCGAGCATGGCGAGTGCCTCGACGCCATCCCGGGCCTGCAATACCTCATTTTCGATTCCGCATTTTCGCAATGCCCGAATCGTCAGATCCGCGTCATCCGGGTTGTCCTCCACCAACATGATGGGAAAGGACACCACCTCGGATCTTGCTGCCATCTCATCATCCATCACTCATTCCCCTGTCACCAAAACTGAAACGGAAGCAGGCACCCATCGAAGGATGGCCATGGGCGGTGATCCACCCACCATGGCGAATCACGATCCGATGCACCGTGGTGAGTCCGATACCCGTCCCTTCGAATTCTTCGTAACCGTGCAGGCGCTGGAAGGGCTGGAAGATGCGCTCCACATAGGCTGAATCGAAGCCTGCACCATTGTCCCGCAATTCAAAGCCCTGTTGCCCCGACTCGCCCTTGAAGGCACTCAGGTGAATCTCGGGTGATTCGGCCTGGCGGGTGAACTTCCAGGCATTGTCCAACAGGTTCTCCAGCGCTGTCTTCAGCAGATCCGCATCCGCATACGCTTCCAGCCCTTCGTCGACCTGCCAGTGAACGCGACGATCAGGGTAATCCTCTTCCAGCTGCCGGCAGATCGACACTGCCACGTCAGTGACTGATACCCGGCTCCGCTTCAGTTCCGAGAGTGACACCCTGGAC
Protein-coding regions in this window:
- the hpf gene encoding ribosome hibernation-promoting factor, HPF/YfiA family — encoded protein: MQMNLTGHHVEITPSLRDYVDTKMERLERHFDHINGVHVILTVEKLQHKAEAKVNVTGKPLFADALEEDMYAAIDRLVDKLDRQVKKHKEKIKDHHAATVDKADRLPPHPDELGPA
- a CDS encoding response regulator, whose protein sequence is MAARSEVVSFPIMLVEDNPDDADLTIRALRKCGIENEVLQARDGVEALAMLGIQPESEGPQPMPAVVLLDLKMPRVDGFEVLRAIRQSERYRFLPVVILTSSDEDRDRAEAYSQGANSYVQKPIASEAFLEAVGRLGLYWLGVNRSLD
- the ptsP gene encoding phosphoenolpyruvate--protein phosphotransferase, whose translation is MSLLLNGIGVSRGIVIGQAHVADGEPMEILEYNLPRPELDSEVDRFHQAREAAKEQLSKVREQIPEHAPTEIGAFIDTHLLMLDDEALSKAVEDLIRQEQCNAEWALQKQRDQLVAVFDEMDDPYLRTRRDDVDHVVNRVQRLLTRGEDFWEEAHDEVGAYPILVAEDLSPADLVMMQSRGVRALITESGGPLSHTSILARSLGIPAVVGLHRARQLLRDGESLIIDGLKGAVFANPGEREIAFYRRKRRELWKHVRELKSLRGARAETLDGTRIQLMANIELPEDLKLYQKTGGDGIGLYRTEFLYMNRPDFPDEDEQHERYQELLAAADGAPVTIRTLDLGADKRLRGSDRGPEDARNPALGLRGIRYSLSEPNTFLKQLRALLRASADAPLRIMLPLVTTAQEVLQAQQMVEVAKQTLDARGQDYDPAVPIGAMIEVPSAALTAHQIARHVDFLSIGTNDLIQYTLAIDRVDDHVNYLYDPVHPSVLKLISNTLQAGQRIGIPVSMCGEMAGDPQYTRLLLGLGLREFSMHPSTLLEVKRVITRTNLRDLKGRTRAFMQNTDPGRAPDLLRRLNANQG
- a CDS encoding RNA polymerase factor sigma-54 is translated as MLKPALQLKIGQKLAMTPQLQQAIRLLQLSSLELETEIRQALDSNVMLEAEEELDSARDATDDNSPAPDQTASEVETRFETPDYFYSTGTGGGWQEDIDEDRRSENAEGTSLHDHLHWQLDMASFSEADRRIAEAVIDGIDGDGYLRESLDDLRQALDEEAAEAIEDAEIEMVIRRIQCFDPAGVGARSLRECLNLQLQALAREGADVRLAETLVEEHLEALARQPADKLANRLDCDVASVQAAISLIRSLHPHPGTRVAPATTEYVVPDVVVRRHEGRWVVELNSDITPSLRVNRLYADLVAKRQGGGEFQTMRGQLQEARWLVRSLEMRNDTLLRVASAIVEHQQAFLDQGEEHMKPLVLAEIAEAVDLHESTISRVTTRKYMLTPRGVFEFKYFFSAQLAREDGGETSATAVRARIKRMIAAENPAKPLSDSRLADDLKQEGFRVARRTVAKYREGMNIPPSHERKRVNA
- a CDS encoding HPr family phosphocarrier protein codes for the protein MTECDVVICNKLGMHARAATRFVTAASRFKADIRVEKDGRDVSGKSIMGLMMLAASKGTRLHIRAEGEDAREAVEQLCRLVKNRFDEGE
- a CDS encoding ParA family protein, producing MMRRIVVINPKGGCGKTTLSTNLASYFAVQGFRTSLMDYDVQGSSSQWLQLRGPDRPEIRGVRAAEAVPGATRAWQTRPPEGTERLIVDTPAALDYHRLVEATRGAQAIIIPVLPSNIDIHAASRCIADLLIKARISRRGDRLAVVANRVRKHTRVYGKLERFLNSLDIPFVTTLRDTQNYVRAVEQGIGIFELPESECARDRAQWRPLIDWIESRPVHQLIHGGRLAGQ
- the ptsN gene encoding PTS IIA-like nitrogen regulatory protein PtsN, translating into MTIRDLIAPERISTATEVGGKKRALEMLSDLLASSGEELSRGEIFTSMINRERLGSTAIGSGVAIPHGRIEGLRNSMGAFIRLQDPIDFDATDGAPVDMMFALIVPTQCAEEHLNALAALARMFSRSDLCDQLRLAESPDAIYELLISSEADDQQQATA
- the rapZ gene encoding RNase adapter RapZ; protein product: MKLTIVSGLSGSGKSVALHMLEDMGYYCIDNLPVAVLRNFVRETVATGNPEYSLMAVGVDARNRPEEVEALPDLLETFSKEGIQCELIFLDADEDVLLRRYSETRRRHPLSSEERTLPDAIREERRLLSAIAERADLIIDTSRLTANRLRELIHDRLSHDGKGTLSLMFESFGFKHGVPRDADFVFDVRCLPNPHWEPVLRPRTGRDQEVIDYLDKSDLAQRMVGDLIDFLEQWLPPFEVGRRSYVTVAIGCTGGQHRSVYVADRLARHFQQHWGKVVTRHISLN